One Etheostoma cragini isolate CJK2018 chromosome 19, CSU_Ecrag_1.0, whole genome shotgun sequence DNA segment encodes these proteins:
- the rnaseka gene encoding ribonuclease kappa-A, protein MRWLICGPKLAACGIVLSTWGVIMLAMLGIFFTTHSALLIEDVPFTDEDIHQDTNPQRIYTLYNKVGYNCFIAAAVYILFGFFSCCQMKLNKRKEYLVH, encoded by the exons ATGCGTTGGTTGATTTGTGGACCAAAACTCGCCGCGTGTGGGATTGTGTTGAGCACGTGGGGGGTTATAATGCTG gCCATGCTGGGGATTTTCTTCACCACACATTCAGCACTGCTGATTGAAGATGTGCCTTTTACAGATGAAGACATCCACCAAGA TACCAACCCTCAGAGAATCTACACCCTGTACAACAAGGTGGGCTACAACTGCTTCATAGCAGCTGCTGTTTACATCCTGTTTGGATTCTTCTCCTGCTGCCAGATGAAGCTCAACAAGCGGAAG GAGTACCTGGTGCACTAG
- the alox12 gene encoding arachidonate 12-lipoxygenase, 12S-type, giving the protein MEVYTVTVATGTSEYSGTNNYIFVTLVGEKGESERTLLDNPGLDFCRGAVDQYKVTSPSHLGSLLLVRLQKQKYWLEDNWFCRYVTVEPPGGDKVLTFPCYRWLIGDVKVEIREGTAKTLRDDSLPQLLAHRKTELQERQTTYRWVTWAPGIPRCVDAKTETDLPQDARFDNEKRSDFEHSLHYALLELSLKKMAIRFGKSWNDLDDFKRIFWKLRSPIAEYCMEHWKEDSFFGYQCMNGSNPRMIKSCKKLPENFPLVADMVQSSMAPKTNLDKELKAGNIYLLDYAILDGVPTNTIRGKPQYIAAPLCLLYQHPDNGLIPIAIQLEQTPGLDTPIFLPRDPPLAWLLAKMWVRHAEFQVFQLLSHLLRTHLVVEVFCVATLRQLPAVHPIYKLLAPHLRYTLEINCRGRTQLISPNGIFKRVVSTGGDGLLILSQREYKELTYRSLQPRNDFSDRGVSQLRNYFYREHSLMMWEAIFSFVSGMVSLFYQSDQDVQEDLELQAWIRDISQEGFAELPNFGLSSTLSTREELSTLLSVSIFISTAQHAATNNGQFDWCAWVPNTPCTMRHPPPTDKDAVTMEMIMATLPDVSQSCVQMAITWHLGRAQPDAIPLGKYTDEHFTEGRAHELIDKFRADLVEIEGHIMSQNEGLELQYLYLLPSRIENSITI; this is encoded by the exons ATGGAAGTCTACACTGTAACAGTGGCAACTGGAACATCAGAGTATTCAGGAACTAACAATTACATCTTTGTGACCCTGGTgggggagaaaggagagagtGAGCGCACCCTGCTAGACAACCCTGGACTGGACTTCTGTCGCGGAGCA GTGGATCAGTACAAGGTAACCAGTCCTTCACATTTAGGCTCTCTGCTGCTGGTCAGACTGCAGAAACAGAAGTACTGGTTGGAAGATAACTGGTTCTGTCGCTACGTCACAGTGGAGCCTCCAGGTGGAGACAAAGTGCTGACTTTCCCTTGTTACCGTTGGCTCATAGGAGACGTCAAGGTGGAGATAAGAGAGGGAACAG CGAAGACACTGAGGGACGACTCCTTACCTCAGCTGCTGGCACACAGGAAGACAGAGCTGCAGGAGAGACAGACCACTTAcag ATGGGTAACATGGGCTCCAGGGATCCCCAGATGTGTCGACgctaaaacagaaacagatttaCCTCAAGACGCCCGCTTTGACAATGAGAAGAGGAGCGACTTTGAACATTCATTACACTATGC cTTGCTGGAGTTGTCTCTGAAGAAGATGGCCATCAGGTTTGGAAAATCCTGGAATGACCTGGACGATTTCAAACGGATCTTCTGGAAGCTGCGTAGTCCCATAGCtg AGTACTGCATGGAGCACTGGAAGGAGGACTCCTTCTTTGGCTACCAGTGTATGAATGGCTCGAACCCAAGGATGATCAAAAGTTGCAAGAAGCTTCCTGAGAACTTCCCTTTGGTAGCAGACATGGTGCAGAGCTCCATGGCTCCCAAGACCAACCTGGACAAAGAACTTAAG GCAGGGAATATCTACCTGTTAGACTACGCCATCTTGGATGGGGTTCCCACCAACACAATCAGGGGTAAACCTCAGTACATCGCTGCTCCACTCTGTCTCCTGTACCAACATCCAGATAACGGACTCATACCGATTGCTATACAG CTAGAGCAGACTCCAGGCCTGGACACGCCCATATTCCTGCCCAGAGACCCGCCCCTGGCCTGGCTATTGGCCAAGATGTGGGTGCGTCACGCTGAGTTCCAGGTGTTCCAGCTGCTGTCTCACCTGCTCAGGACTCATCTGGTGGTGGAGGTGTTTTGTGTAGCTACTCTGAgacagctgcctgctgtgcACCCTATATATAAG CTCCTGGCTCCTCATCTGCGCTACACTCTAGAGATCAACTGTCGGGGGCGCACTCAGCTCATCTCTCCTAATGGCATCTTCAAAAGG GTTGTGTCCACAGGTGGTGATGGCCTGCTGATTTTGTCTCAGAGGGAGTACAAGGAGCTGACCTACCGCTCCCTGCAGCCTCGCAACGACTTCTCTGACAGAGGAGTATCCCAGCTGAGGAACTACTTCTACAGAGAACACAGTCTAATGATGTGGGAGGCCATATTCAG TTTTGTCTCAGGTATGGTTAGCCTGTTCTACCAGTCAGACCAGGATGTGCAGGAAGACCTGGAGCTCCAAGCCTGGATCAGAGACATATCACAAGAAGGCTTTGCAGAGCTCCCCAACTTTG GTCTGTCCAGTACGCTCAGTACCAGAGAGGAGCTCTCCACCCTGCTGTCGGTGTCCATCTTCATCAGCACAGCCCAGCATGCTGCCACTAACAACGGACAG tttgacTGGTGTGCCTGGGTCCCCAACACCCCCTGCACCATGAGACACCCCCCACCAACAGACAAGGAtgctgttaccatggagatgATCATGGCCACCCTTCCTGATGTCAGCCAGTCCTGTGTGCAGATGGCTATCACGTGGCATCTGGGCCGAGCTCAACCAGACGCA ATTCCTTTGGGCAAATACACAGACGAGCACTTCACCGAGGGGCGGGCCCATGAACTAATTGACAAGTTCAGAGCGGATCTGGTGGAGATTGAGGGCCACATCATGAGTCAGAATGAAGGACTGGAGCTTCAGTACCTTTACCTCCTGCCTAGCCGGATAGAAAACAGCATCACTATATAG
- the zgc:92664 gene encoding chromatin complexes subunit BAP18 — MTSASTKVGEIFSAAGAAFTKLGELTMQLHPVADSSPAGGQTKSTVKRKLYEDGAPPAASDGPKKVIKKTPANVAMATQGTPAAIAVPTARVAVASGLQGTASTLKKQKTADVTLSALNDSDVNSDLVDMEGLGQGSNSKKLTNFDQDNLNLDSSLIMNPSDLPLLSR; from the exons ATGACATCAGCTTCAACTAAA GTTGGGGAGATCTTCTCTGCAGCTGGAGCTGCCTTCACCAAACTAGGAGAGCTCACCATGCAGCTTCATCCAGTGGCCGACTCCAGTCCTGcagg CGGTCAGACCAAGAGCACAGTGAAGAGGAAGCTGTATGAAGACGGAGCGCCGCCCGCCGCCTCTGACGGCCCAAAAAAGGTCATCAAGAAAACCCCTGCTAACGTTGCCATGGCCACGCAGGGCACTCCAGCTGCCATCGCCGTGCCCACAGCTCGGGTCGCCGTGGCATCAGGACTTCAGGGGACCGCCTCCACCCTGAAGAAACAGAAGACTGCAG acgtGACCCTCAGTGCTCTTAACGACTCAGATGTCAACAGTGATCTGGTGGACATGGAGGGACTGGGGCAAGGATCCAACTCCAAAAAACTCACCAACTTTGATcaag ATAACCTTAACCTGGACTCGAGCCTCATCATGAATCCCAGTGATCTGCCTCTGCTCTCCCGTTGA